Proteins co-encoded in one Oreochromis aureus strain Israel breed Guangdong linkage group 3, ZZ_aureus, whole genome shotgun sequence genomic window:
- the LOC120436299 gene encoding coxsackievirus and adenovirus receptor homolog isoform X2, giving the protein MSHILLLLLLLLTFETAALEDITVRSGQDVTLHCQDPRGVNITLLEWSIPEIKTDGYVFFYRNGRSYESYQHERFKGRVELTDPSMKNGDVSVTLKNVNVNDTGTYECRIITSDLSSGQRVKSDSRKSINLTVTDSGSEDKPDKKTLFLAIGIVAVFVSFLVILSAAVCVHRKKKSSKYREHEHYKHPPEKELI; this is encoded by the exons ATATAACAGTGAGGTCTGGACAAGATGTCACTCTTCACTGTCAGGATCCCAGGGGTGTAAATATCACCCTGTTAGAGTGGAGCATACCTGAGATTAAGACAGATGGATACGTCTTCTTCTACCGAAACGGGCGCTCATACGAAAGCTACCAGCATGAGCGTTTTAAAGGCCGAGTGGAGCTGACAGACCCGTCTATGAAAAACGGAGATGTTTCTGTGACTCTGAAGAACGTCAACGTCAACGATACAGGAACATATGAGTGTCGGATTATAACCAGTGATCTCAGCAGCGGTCAGAGAGTCAAGAGTGATTCCAGGAAGTCCATCAACCTCACAGTCACAGACTCTG GAAGCGAGGATAAACCTGACAAGAAGACATTATTTTTAGCTATAGgtattgttgctgtttttgtaaGTTTTCTTGTTATTCTTAGTGCTGCTGTATGTGtgcacagaaaaaagaaatcatcaaAATACAGGGAACATGAACATTATAAACATCCACCTGAAAAAGAGCTGATCTGA